A window of Roseiflexus castenholzii DSM 13941 genomic DNA:
AGCAGCGCGAATCCATCCGCCGGATTGCAGCCGGTGCAGCGCAAAACCGCGCCACCCGATCTCTTCCCCGAACCCATAGGTTGCAATCCATAACCCCAGCGCCGCCAGCACGCCAATGTTTCCCAGATAGTCCACCTCGCCAAATAACGCAACGTCCGGCAGCGCGCCTTGCTCGAATGTAGAGACCAGGGCTGCGACAACACCAAGTGCAAGCGGCGTTCCAAGCGCGACGAGCCACCAGCGCAGACCGACATCGGCACGAATGACACGCTGCCACAATTCCGCCAGACCTGCGCGCCCATCGCGCGCAGCGGTGACGACTATCGCCGCAACCATCGGACCAAACGCGCTCACATAGTGCAACCACGTCGGCGCCATCACGAGACCGTGATAACCGGCGATCAGTACGCCGCCGAGCAGCCACGAGAAAGCATAGGCGATCAGGAAGTAGGCTACGATTGGATTGTGATGGATCAGGCCGCGACTCGGCGGATGACCCTGCGCCACAGCAGGCATGATGGTTTCTCCTTCTCCGTTTGCACCACACCACAGTTGAGACTACAACATGCCTCTGATTGTTGCTT
This region includes:
- a CDS encoding CPBP family intramembrane glutamic endopeptidase; this encodes MPAVAQGHPPSRGLIHHNPIVAYFLIAYAFSWLLGGVLIAGYHGLVMAPTWLHYVSAFGPMVAAIVVTAARDGRAGLAELWQRVIRADVGLRWWLVALGTPLALGVVAALVSTFEQGALPDVALFGEVDYLGNIGVLAALGLWIATYGFGEEIGWRGFALHRLQSGGWIRAAVIIGVLWGAWHLPYFFYKDNFIALGMGGFVGYLISIVMGSILLAWIYRGSGNSILMVALWHGTFDFVSASPIAAGSANAVISVVVITWVLVILWQAKISQSSPPGTEALHPPDE